The Paenibacillus sp. FSL H7-0357 nucleotide sequence ATCCTCCCGGAAGCATACGCCATAGTTGTGTATGTCGAGGCACATTGAGAGCCCAACGTCTTACATTACCCTCTACAAGGGTGAATCTAACAAAAAATTGGCAAAATGTTGGGAACTGTTGATTTAACCTACGCTCATTCTTTCTTATTTTGCTACTCTGTTAATTACCTGAACAACAAAAAAGGACCTCGGGAGTAATCCCAAGGTCCGCGCTAGCGTAGTCTCAATTGCTAACCATCTACCATATATGTAGGTCGGCTTCGCCGGATGATTATAATTTGATGACGTTAGCTGCTTGTGGTCCGCGTGCGCCTTCTACGATATCAAACTCTACGGATTGTCCTTCATCCAAAGTCTTGAAACCGTCAGTTTGAATCGCGGAGAAGTGTACAAATACGTCGCCACCATCGGCAGTTTCGATGAAGCCATAACCTTTTTCTGCGTTAAACCATTTAACTTTACCTTCCATTGATTAAACATTCCCTTCGTCATCAGATGAACGTGAGTCTTGCTCACAAGTCGACTATACCACCGCTGCTTCTTTATTGTCAATTGGAATAGTAAATGTTTTCTTTCAATAAATTACCATCCCTAAATTTAATATAAAGTCGTCATACTTGTGATATTTTTCATCAAAAAAGGAGCAGACGCTATTTAATACCCGCCTGCTCCTGAGATGAATCATCAGGAAATTATTATTTTTTCCGGTCCATCAGGAAGCTGTCCGGGGTGTATCCGGCTTCGTAGGCATTGCGCTGTGCTTTAGCCTGATTCCGTTTCTGGAGCCAATCTTGAGCTTCCAGGCGGAGGACATTCATGCGGGCAGTGATTTCTGTATCACGCTCCACAATCCGTGCGATTTCGACCTTTTGCGACTCTCGTGCAGGATTAGACGAAAGCTGGCGAGTCATGTCGTCTATCAGTTGCTGACGCTCCTCCACAAAAACTTCAAGTTCCTCATAATCAGCATCGTTCAGCCGCTCCAGGATGTCTTTCGTCAACAGCTGCAGCTGCGTAATCAGCTCATCCATGCGAGCTTTCCGTCGGTAACGGCGCCTGGCCGCCCTGGCCAGCCGCAATTTTGGAGGCCTGCAGCCAGGTCTCCCGCAGTTCGGTTAAGTAGCCTACCGCTTCCTCAGCTTTCACTGCATCCTTGCGGATATTCGCTTCTACGAGCAGGAAACTCGTATACTCGTAGAGTGAATATAGTCCTTCAGACACCTCGTAGCTACGATCAAGCGTACTCATCAGCTCACTGACGATGGTTTGCGCCTTACCGAGATTAATATTGGTTTTTTCAAGATCGTTCCGTTTCAGACCGTCCAGCCCTGCCCGGATGAAGCGGATGGCTCCGTCATAGAGCATGATCACCAGTTGGGCAGGTGTAGACGTCTGAACGGAAGACTGGCGGTATTTATCGTATGGAGAATTAATCAATGATCTCACCCTTTAACTGTTATGATGATTGACCCATGCTGGATAGTAAACTGGAGGACTGAGATTGCATCTTACTCATTGCCGTTTCCATCGCAGTGAACTGCTTGTAGTAGCGATTCTCCGTATTTGCCAGGTTTCTCTGCATGAGAAGAATTCGACTATTGTACCCCTTCATCGTCTTACCCATTACACTTTGTTCTTTAAAGGTGCTGGATAGATCCATTGAGTTTTTGTTTGTTCCTGCGCGTTCAGCAATATTGCTAAGTGCAGCACTTATCTTATCTGCCATCTTATCAAAAATACCGTCATTTACAGCATTTCCCGGACCCTGGAACAGGTCAAGAGCAAGCTGAGGATTTGCACTGATGGCAGCCTTCAGCTTCGTTTCGTTCTCAATCACCAAC carries:
- a CDS encoding cold shock domain-containing protein, yielding MEGKVKWFNAEKGYGFIETADGGDVFVHFSAIQTDGFKTLDEGQSVEFDIVEGARGPQAANVIKL
- a CDS encoding flagellar protein FliT, with product MDELITQLQLLTKDILERLNDADYEELEVFVEERQQLIDDMTRQLSSNPARESQKVEIARIVERDTEITARMNVLRLEAQDWLQKRNQAKAQRNAYEAGYTPDSFLMDRKK
- the fliS gene encoding flagellar export chaperone FliS — encoded protein: MINSPYDKYRQSSVQTSTPAQLVIMLYDGAIRFIRAGLDGLKRNDLEKTNINLGKAQTIVSELMSTLDRSYEVSEGLYSLYEYTSFLLVEANIRKDAVKAEEAVGYLTELRETWLQASKIAAGQGGQAPLPTESSHG